The Acidimicrobiales bacterium genome includes a window with the following:
- a CDS encoding VCBS repeat-containing protein, whose product MPQRRTVARLLAVAALAAGANGLTPHGAGGQAAPGCAQPYAPVAVAETYPAQETLPSIDASVVDTRQALATPPIDSDGDGATDVIGSSGDDVTLVRGDGIVTLEAPGATTSTTYGVGDIDGDGRDEFAVYTDAGATDPGTYLIPGTVAPGTTTLAAAGIVFQPEGLGLVHVDDGTGRLLKVDLGGGSTDVLDGPAVLALGGGGDGDSVVPSTTYSLPLAAVADLGDSAHALVLDERVGDAIQLTVVRGTDQVVLTTAPERLVTAPSDPLGNLDVLVGPGGTFLRLEEASRSGAMAYLWSLTDPCTKLTADVADDAPTAPPAAPVAADARFTG is encoded by the coding sequence ATGCCTCAGCGTCGCACCGTCGCCCGCCTGCTCGCAGTGGCCGCCCTGGCTGCGGGCGCCAACGGTCTCACGCCCCACGGCGCCGGGGGCCAGGCCGCCCCCGGCTGCGCCCAGCCCTACGCCCCCGTGGCCGTGGCCGAGACCTATCCCGCCCAGGAGACGCTGCCCTCCATCGACGCATCGGTGGTGGACACGCGGCAGGCGCTCGCGACGCCGCCCATCGACTCGGACGGAGACGGTGCGACCGATGTCATCGGCTCCAGCGGCGACGACGTGACCCTCGTCCGGGGCGACGGCATCGTCACCCTGGAGGCACCGGGGGCCACCACGTCGACCACCTACGGGGTCGGGGACATCGACGGCGACGGCCGCGACGAGTTCGCTGTGTACACCGACGCCGGGGCCACCGATCCCGGGACCTACCTGATCCCCGGCACCGTGGCTCCCGGCACCACCACCCTCGCCGCCGCCGGCATCGTCTTCCAGCCCGAGGGCCTGGGACTGGTCCACGTGGACGACGGAACGGGGCGCCTGTTGAAGGTGGACCTGGGGGGAGGCTCCACCGACGTCCTGGATGGGCCCGCCGTGCTGGCTCTGGGGGGAGGGGGCGACGGTGACTCCGTCGTCCCGAGCACCACCTACTCCCTCCCCCTGGCCGCCGTCGCCGACCTGGGCGACTCCGCCCACGCACTCGTGCTCGACGAACGGGTCGGAGATGCCATCCAGCTCACCGTCGTCCGGGGCACCGACCAGGTCGTGCTCACCACCGCGCCCGAGCGGCTGGTGACCGCCCCCAGCGACCCCCTCGGGAACCTCGACGTGCTGGTGGGCCCGGGCGGCACCTTCCTGCGCCTGGAGGAGGCCTCCCGCTCCGGGGCCATGGCCTACCTGTGGTCGCTGACCGACCCGTGCACGAAGCTGACCGCCGACGTGGCCGACGACGCCCCCACCGCCCCGCCGGCCGCCCCGGTGGCGGCCGACGCCCGCTTCACCGGCTGA
- a CDS encoding glycosyl hydrolase family 65 protein: MGGGGSAVNDPGLVSRTGWEFTYEGVHPEVEGRREALCTLGNGYMGTRGAAPEAVADGTHYPGTYVAGVYNRLTTELAGAKIDHESLVNLPNWLPLTHRCGPASPAQGRPGPWFAPGVGEVLELRQTLDLHRGTLRRHLRVRDDQGRVTAITERRIVSMADPHLAAIEQVLTPENWSGRLEVRSALDGRVANTNVAEDRLLANQHLHAADIGWAEAGIDWLEVDTSWSHVRTALAARSHMVADGRVQVRFETSATPELVSRVLSCEATQGRPVTVEKVVATYTSRDPAVGRPLASARDALVGVGGFDELLFAHELAWKHLWDRCEIDVNDGMGDEEVIAAVRLHAFHVLQTASPHVRDLDASVTARGLHGEGYRGHIFWDELFVFPFLNFRFPDTTRALLRYRARRLPAARRQAAELGQGGARFPWQSGSDGTEQTPSQLWNPRSGRWMPDNSRRQHHVGLAVVWNVWQYHQVSGDYRFMLEHGTELLVEQARFWTGLAGLDPADGRYHIRGVMGPDEYHDGYPGATGHGIDDNAYTNVLVSWLLQRVLEQRRGFSGHQAEIQLWERLGVSPEEADHWDQVARLLHVPFHDGIISQFAGWDELEEIDWEGYRARYGNIGRLDLILEAEGDTTNRYKLAKQADVLMLFYLMTPDELCAQLATMGYQFDTALLDRTVEYYIERTAHGSTLSRIVYAWVTARVDPTKSWELFREALAADIDDTQGGTTPEGIHLGAMAGSLDLLQRCYSGLELRGDEVWFDPHLPGGIHHLAFDLVHRDRTLGVELSHDALRIEVEPGPAVPVWVGIRGSVHQLCPGEVLEVPLV, translated from the coding sequence ATGGGCGGGGGCGGGAGCGCGGTCAACGACCCGGGGTTGGTGTCGCGCACGGGCTGGGAGTTCACCTACGAGGGGGTGCACCCCGAGGTGGAGGGCCGGCGGGAGGCGCTGTGCACCCTGGGCAACGGCTACATGGGCACCCGGGGGGCGGCCCCCGAGGCTGTGGCCGACGGCACCCACTACCCGGGCACCTACGTGGCCGGCGTCTACAACCGGCTCACCACCGAGCTGGCCGGGGCCAAGATCGACCACGAGAGCCTGGTCAACCTGCCCAACTGGCTGCCCCTCACCCACCGGTGCGGCCCGGCGTCGCCGGCCCAGGGCCGCCCCGGCCCGTGGTTCGCCCCGGGCGTGGGCGAGGTGCTGGAGCTGCGCCAGACCCTCGACCTCCACCGGGGCACCCTCCGCCGGCACCTGCGGGTGCGCGACGACCAGGGCCGCGTCACCGCCATCACCGAGCGGCGCATCGTCTCCATGGCCGATCCCCACCTGGCCGCCATCGAGCAGGTCCTCACCCCGGAGAACTGGTCGGGGCGCCTCGAGGTCCGCTCGGCCCTCGACGGCCGGGTGGCCAACACCAACGTGGCCGAGGACCGGCTCCTGGCCAACCAGCACCTGCACGCCGCCGACATCGGCTGGGCCGAGGCCGGGATCGACTGGCTGGAGGTCGACACGTCGTGGTCGCACGTGCGCACCGCCCTGGCCGCCCGCTCCCACATGGTGGCCGACGGCCGGGTGCAGGTGCGGTTCGAGACCTCGGCCACGCCCGAGCTGGTCAGCCGGGTCCTGTCCTGCGAGGCCACCCAGGGTCGCCCCGTCACCGTCGAGAAGGTGGTGGCCACCTACACCAGCCGCGACCCGGCGGTGGGCCGCCCGCTGGCCTCGGCCCGCGACGCCCTCGTCGGCGTGGGCGGCTTCGACGAGCTGCTGTTCGCCCACGAGCTGGCCTGGAAGCACCTGTGGGACCGGTGCGAGATCGACGTCAACGACGGCATGGGCGACGAGGAGGTCATCGCCGCGGTCCGGCTCCACGCCTTCCACGTGCTCCAGACCGCGTCGCCCCACGTGCGGGACCTCGACGCCAGCGTCACGGCCCGGGGCCTGCACGGCGAGGGCTACCGGGGCCACATCTTCTGGGACGAGCTGTTCGTCTTCCCGTTCCTCAACTTCCGGTTCCCCGACACCACCCGGGCCCTGCTCCGCTACCGGGCCCGGCGCCTCCCGGCGGCCCGGCGCCAGGCCGCCGAGCTGGGCCAGGGCGGGGCCCGCTTCCCGTGGCAGTCGGGCAGCGACGGCACCGAGCAGACCCCCAGCCAGCTCTGGAACCCGCGCTCGGGCCGGTGGATGCCCGACAACTCGCGCCGCCAGCACCACGTGGGCCTGGCCGTGGTGTGGAACGTCTGGCAGTACCACCAGGTCAGCGGCGACTACCGCTTCATGCTGGAGCACGGCACCGAGCTCCTGGTGGAGCAGGCCCGGTTCTGGACGGGGCTGGCCGGCCTGGACCCGGCCGACGGCCGCTACCACATCCGGGGCGTCATGGGCCCCGACGAGTACCACGACGGCTACCCCGGGGCCACGGGCCACGGCATCGACGACAACGCCTACACCAACGTGCTGGTGAGCTGGCTGCTGCAACGGGTGCTGGAGCAGCGCCGGGGCTTCAGCGGCCACCAGGCCGAGATCCAGCTGTGGGAGCGGCTCGGCGTGTCGCCCGAGGAGGCCGACCACTGGGACCAGGTGGCCCGGCTCCTGCACGTGCCATTCCACGACGGGATCATCAGCCAGTTCGCCGGGTGGGACGAGCTGGAGGAGATCGACTGGGAGGGCTACCGGGCCCGCTACGGCAACATCGGCCGCCTCGACCTGATCCTGGAGGCCGAGGGCGACACGACCAACCGGTACAAGCTGGCCAAGCAGGCCGACGTCCTCATGCTCTTCTACCTGATGACGCCGGACGAGCTGTGCGCCCAGCTGGCCACCATGGGCTACCAGTTCGACACCGCCCTCCTCGACCGCACCGTCGAGTACTACATCGAGCGCACGGCCCACGGCTCCACCCTCAGCCGCATCGTCTACGCCTGGGTCACGGCCCGGGTCGACCCCACCAAGTCGTGGGAGCTGTTCCGGGAGGCGCTGGCCGCCGACATCGACGACACCCAGGGGGGCACCACCCCCGAGGGCATCCACCTGGGGGCCATGGCCGGCAGCCTGGACCTGCTCCAGCGCTGCTACAGCGGCCTGGAGCTCCGGGGCGACGAGGTGTGGTTCGATCCCCACCTGCCGGGCGGGATCCACCACCTGGCCTTCGACCTGGTCCACCGGGACCGCACCCTGGGCGTCGAGCTGTCCCATGACGCCCTGCGCATCGAGGTCGAGCCCGGCCCGGCCGTGCCGGTGTGGGTCGGCATCCGGGGCAGCGTGCACCAGCTGTGCCCGGGCGAGGTCCTGGAGGTCCCGCTCGTCTGA
- a CDS encoding 4a-hydroxytetrahydrobiopterin dehydratase — MSDTPAAPAGWEVVDGKLHRELAFADFSEAFAFMARVALAAEKADHHPDWSNSWNRVVIDLASHDAGRITERDVALAEAVNAVLDG; from the coding sequence ATGAGCGACACGCCCGCAGCCCCCGCCGGGTGGGAGGTCGTGGACGGGAAGCTCCACCGGGAGCTGGCCTTCGCCGACTTCTCCGAGGCCTTCGCCTTCATGGCCCGGGTGGCCCTGGCCGCCGAGAAGGCCGACCACCACCCCGATTGGTCCAACTCCTGGAACCGGGTGGTGATCGACCTGGCCAGCCACGACGCGGGCCGCATCACCGAGCGCGACGTGGCCCTGGCCGAGGCCGTCAACGCCGTGCTGGACGGGTGA
- the sufC gene encoding Fe-S cluster assembly ATPase SufC — MTELVIEGLRASVAGTEILRGVDLTVRSGEVHAVMGPNGAGKSTLSHVLMGRPGYEVTGGSVTLDGADLLALPTWQRVQAGLFLVMQYPTEVPGVSLVDSLSAAFAASGRDVAGMRARMAAEAERIGFDDRFLERPLNVDLSGGEKKRNETMQLGVLAPRFAILDELDSGLDVDALRACSRRVEEATEDGLGVLCITHYTRVLAELRADRVHILVRGEIRDSGGPELADRLEAEGYAAWIRPGDEMAPSAPLPIDVFGDSSFADQQPVAEDPFGAGPFGLD; from the coding sequence ATGACCGAGCTGGTGATCGAGGGGCTGCGGGCCAGCGTGGCCGGCACCGAGATCCTCCGAGGGGTCGACCTGACGGTGCGCTCCGGCGAGGTCCACGCCGTGATGGGCCCCAACGGGGCCGGCAAGTCCACCCTGTCCCACGTGCTCATGGGCCGCCCCGGCTACGAGGTCACCGGCGGCTCGGTGACCCTGGACGGGGCCGACCTGCTGGCCCTGCCCACGTGGCAGCGGGTCCAGGCCGGGTTGTTCCTGGTCATGCAGTACCCCACCGAGGTGCCGGGGGTGTCGCTGGTCGACTCGCTGTCGGCCGCCTTCGCGGCGTCGGGTCGCGACGTCGCCGGCATGCGGGCCCGCATGGCCGCCGAGGCCGAGCGCATCGGCTTCGACGATCGCTTCCTGGAGCGCCCCCTCAACGTCGACCTCTCCGGCGGTGAGAAGAAGCGCAACGAGACCATGCAGCTCGGGGTGCTGGCCCCCCGCTTCGCCATCCTGGACGAGCTCGACTCCGGCCTCGACGTCGACGCCCTGCGGGCCTGCTCCCGCCGGGTCGAGGAGGCCACCGAGGACGGCCTGGGCGTCCTGTGCATCACCCACTACACCCGGGTGCTGGCCGAGCTGCGGGCCGACCGGGTCCACATCCTGGTCCGGGGCGAGATCCGCGACAGCGGGGGCCCCGAGCTGGCCGACCGCTTGGAGGCCGAGGGCTACGCGGCCTGGATCCGGCCCGGGGACGAGATGGCCCCCTCGGCCCCCCTGCCCATCGACGTGTTCGGCGACAGCTCCTTCGCCGACCAGCAGCCGGTGGCCGAGGACCCCTTCGGCGCCGGCCCCTTCGGCCTGGACTGA
- a CDS encoding non-heme iron oxygenase ferredoxin subunit — MSDGATTTRARVATAGDVPDGGALRVVAEGHPVALVRIGDDLYAIGDTCSHQRVSLSEGEVLCATREIECWKHGSAFSLVTGEPSALPANRPVPVFPVTVDGDDVYVEVPS; from the coding sequence GTGAGCGACGGAGCCACCACCACCCGGGCCCGGGTGGCCACGGCCGGCGACGTGCCTGACGGCGGCGCCCTGCGGGTCGTGGCCGAGGGGCACCCCGTCGCCCTGGTCCGCATCGGCGACGACCTCTACGCCATCGGCGACACCTGCTCGCACCAGCGCGTCTCCCTGTCCGAGGGGGAGGTCCTGTGCGCCACCCGGGAGATCGAGTGCTGGAAGCATGGCTCGGCCTTCTCCCTGGTCACCGGGGAGCCGTCGGCCCTCCCGGCCAACCGCCCGGTGCCGGTCTTCCCGGTCACCGTCGACGGCGACGACGTCTACGTGGAGGTCCCCTCATGA
- a CDS encoding beta-phosphoglucomutase family hydrolase has product MTATHAGAVIDTRVVAAVLFDMDGVLTDTASVHGAAWARLFDGALPTLAPDRPHTPFSADDYRRLVDGRARIDGVEAVLADRGIAMPRGAITDPPGTTTAWALANTKNALFHTALAEVGVATFPTSVAVLDAVRAAGVPTAVVSASRNRAEVLAAAGLGDRFDTAVDGLDIEDHGLAGKPAPDTFLEAARRLGAEPEASVVIEDAVSGVAAGAAGGFGLVIGVARHDSPEALLAAGATAVVTDLAQVTVLP; this is encoded by the coding sequence GTGACCGCCACCCACGCCGGCGCGGTGATCGACACCCGGGTGGTGGCGGCCGTGCTGTTCGACATGGACGGGGTGCTGACCGACACCGCCTCGGTCCACGGGGCGGCGTGGGCCCGCCTGTTCGACGGGGCCCTGCCCACCCTCGCCCCTGACCGGCCCCACACCCCGTTCTCGGCCGACGACTACCGGCGCCTGGTCGACGGCCGGGCCCGCATCGACGGGGTGGAGGCGGTGCTGGCCGACCGGGGCATCGCCATGCCCCGGGGCGCCATCACCGACCCCCCGGGCACGACCACGGCCTGGGCCCTGGCCAACACCAAGAACGCCCTGTTCCACACGGCCCTGGCCGAGGTCGGGGTGGCCACCTTCCCCACCAGCGTGGCCGTGCTCGACGCGGTGCGGGCCGCCGGGGTGCCCACCGCGGTGGTCTCCGCCAGCCGCAACCGGGCCGAGGTGCTGGCCGCCGCCGGCCTGGGCGACCGCTTCGACACCGCGGTCGACGGCCTCGACATCGAGGACCACGGCCTGGCCGGCAAGCCCGCCCCCGACACGTTCCTGGAGGCCGCCCGTCGCCTGGGCGCGGAGCCGGAGGCCTCGGTGGTGATCGAGGACGCGGTGTCCGGTGTGGCCGCCGGGGCGGCCGGCGGCTTCGGCCTGGTCATCGGCGTAGCCCGCCACGACAGCCCCGAGGCCCTCCTGGCCGCCGGGGCCACCGCCGTGGTCACCGACCTGGCCCAGGTCACCGTCCTGCCCTGA
- the sufD gene encoding Fe-S cluster assembly protein SufD codes for MAAAGRAEALGLPTPEAEEWRYSRVDELDLDRFAPVLAPPSHVPGPPPALPEDEGPWAAEVTVVDGWVGEVVVRDDAVTVDTDAAPAVGTVMGPAHDALAELTLALAPAVVTIRVRRGAQVAAPILIRTVAATESGLSAPRVVVVVEDGASVSLVEHQTSVAGTALVLPLVELDVAPGARLAHTSAQEHGPAVWQMANLVGRVGQEGHLVAALVALGGDYTRVRTDCRLEGRGASGDLLAAYFGEDTQTLDFRTFQDHRAPDTTSDLLFKGAVGGKSRSIYTGLITVRPEGRGTNAYQTNRNLKLSDEAWAESVPNLEIQNNDVRCSHASTVGPIDEDQRFYLESRGVPPEVAERLVVSGFFADVLARMPAPAPVLAVIQAAIEERLDRQVQIGSGS; via the coding sequence GTGGCGGCGGCCGGTCGGGCCGAGGCCCTCGGCCTGCCCACGCCGGAGGCCGAGGAGTGGCGCTACAGCCGGGTCGACGAGCTCGACCTGGACCGCTTCGCCCCGGTGCTGGCCCCGCCGAGCCACGTCCCCGGCCCCCCGCCGGCCCTGCCCGAGGACGAGGGGCCGTGGGCCGCCGAGGTCACCGTGGTCGACGGGTGGGTGGGCGAGGTGGTTGTCCGCGACGACGCCGTCACCGTCGACACCGATGCCGCCCCGGCCGTCGGCACCGTCATGGGCCCGGCCCACGACGCCCTGGCCGAGCTGACCCTGGCCCTGGCCCCGGCCGTGGTCACCATCCGGGTGCGCCGGGGGGCGCAGGTGGCGGCCCCGATCCTGATCCGCACCGTGGCCGCCACCGAGTCGGGCCTGTCGGCCCCCCGCGTCGTGGTCGTGGTCGAGGACGGGGCCTCGGTCTCGCTGGTCGAGCACCAGACCTCGGTGGCCGGCACCGCGCTGGTCCTGCCCCTGGTGGAGCTGGACGTGGCCCCCGGGGCCCGGCTGGCCCACACCAGTGCCCAGGAGCACGGCCCCGCCGTGTGGCAGATGGCCAACCTGGTCGGCCGGGTCGGACAGGAGGGCCACCTGGTGGCCGCCCTGGTGGCCCTGGGCGGCGACTACACCCGGGTCCGCACCGACTGCCGCCTGGAGGGTCGGGGCGCGTCCGGCGACCTGCTGGCCGCCTACTTCGGCGAGGACACCCAGACCCTCGACTTCCGCACCTTCCAGGACCACCGGGCCCCCGACACCACCTCCGACCTCCTGTTCAAGGGGGCGGTGGGGGGCAAGAGCCGGTCCATCTACACCGGGCTCATCACCGTGCGACCCGAGGGCCGGGGCACCAACGCCTACCAGACCAACCGCAACCTGAAGCTGTCGGACGAGGCCTGGGCCGAGTCGGTGCCCAACCTGGAGATCCAGAACAACGACGTGCGCTGCAGCCACGCCTCGACGGTGGGGCCCATCGACGAGGACCAGCGCTTCTACCTGGAGAGCCGGGGCGTGCCCCCCGAGGTGGCCGAGCGGCTGGTGGTGTCGGGCTTCTTCGCCGACGTCCTGGCCCGCATGCCGGCCCCGGCCCCGGTGCTGGCCGTGATCCAGGCCGCCATCGAGGAGCGCCTCGACCGCCAGGTCCAGATCGGGAGCGGGTCGTGA
- a CDS encoding SUF system NifU family Fe-S cluster assembly protein, giving the protein MPGLEDLYREIILDHYRSPRNRGELPVPPATRTEGFNPLCGDEIVVFVSLDGEVVSDIRIAGQGCSISQSSASMMSAAVKGRTLAEVADLTTAFKSMMSIHESTLDGGTGPDVVEAPEGVKLGDLEALQGVVKFPVRIKCATLSWNTLAQAITEAAARA; this is encoded by the coding sequence ATGCCCGGACTCGAAGACCTCTACCGGGAGATCATCCTCGACCACTACCGCAGCCCCCGGAACCGGGGTGAGCTGCCGGTGCCCCCGGCCACCAGGACCGAGGGGTTCAACCCGCTGTGCGGTGACGAGATCGTGGTCTTCGTCAGCCTCGACGGGGAGGTGGTGTCCGACATCCGCATCGCCGGGCAGGGCTGCTCGATCAGCCAGTCCTCGGCGTCGATGATGTCGGCCGCGGTGAAGGGCAGGACCCTGGCCGAGGTGGCCGACCTGACCACCGCCTTCAAGTCGATGATGTCGATCCACGAGTCGACCCTGGACGGCGGCACCGGCCCCGACGTGGTCGAGGCCCCCGAGGGCGTGAAGCTGGGCGACCTGGAGGCCCTGCAGGGCGTGGTGAAGTTCCCGGTCCGCATCAAGTGCGCCACCCTGTCGTGGAACACCCTGGCCCAGGCCATCACCGAGGCCGCCGCCCGAGCGTGA
- the sufB gene encoding Fe-S cluster assembly protein SufB — MAVQDLDLGRYKLGWADEEDYVFKPRRGLNEDIIREMSWMKGEPDWMLQYRLDSFRRFQRRPMPNWGGDMSQIYFDQIYYYIKPTEGQVDRWEELPDAIKNTYEKLGIPEAERKYLAGVTAQYESEVVFHRNREDLEEQGVIFCDMDTALREHPEIVKQYFGTVIPKNDNKFASLNSAVWSGGSFIYVPPGVEVSMPLQAYFRINAENMGQFERTLIIADEGSKVHYIEGCSAPTYTSDSLHSAVVEIVVKPSARVTYTTIQNWSNNVFNLVTKRAKVEAEGHMEWIDGNIGSRLTMKYPAVWLVGPKATGEVLSVAYAGAGQHQDTGAKMVHAAPETSSKIVSKSISSHGGRTSYRGLVRVEDDAYGCKSHVQCDALILDPESVSDTYPYMEVGARDARIGHEATVSRVADEQLFYLMSRGLTQEQAMGMVVNGFIEPVTRTLPMEYAVEWSRLIELQMEGSVG, encoded by the coding sequence ATGGCCGTCCAGGATCTCGACCTCGGTCGCTACAAGCTCGGCTGGGCCGACGAAGAGGACTACGTGTTCAAGCCCCGCCGGGGCCTGAACGAGGACATCATCCGCGAGATGTCGTGGATGAAGGGCGAGCCCGACTGGATGCTCCAGTACCGCCTGGACAGCTTCCGCCGCTTCCAGCGCCGGCCCATGCCCAACTGGGGCGGCGACATGTCGCAGATCTACTTCGACCAGATCTACTACTACATCAAGCCCACCGAGGGGCAGGTGGACCGGTGGGAGGAGCTGCCGGACGCCATCAAGAACACCTACGAGAAGCTGGGCATCCCCGAGGCCGAGCGCAAGTACCTGGCCGGTGTCACCGCCCAGTACGAGTCCGAGGTCGTCTTCCACCGGAACCGTGAGGATCTGGAGGAGCAGGGGGTCATCTTCTGCGACATGGACACCGCCCTGCGGGAGCACCCGGAGATCGTCAAGCAGTACTTCGGCACCGTCATCCCCAAGAACGACAACAAGTTCGCCAGCCTGAACTCGGCGGTGTGGTCGGGCGGGAGCTTCATCTACGTGCCCCCCGGCGTCGAGGTCTCGATGCCGCTGCAGGCCTACTTCCGCATCAACGCCGAGAACATGGGCCAGTTCGAGCGGACCCTCATCATCGCCGACGAGGGCTCCAAGGTGCACTACATCGAGGGCTGCTCGGCCCCCACCTACACGTCGGACTCGCTGCACTCGGCCGTGGTCGAGATCGTGGTCAAGCCGTCGGCCCGGGTCACCTACACCACCATCCAGAACTGGTCGAACAACGTCTTCAACCTGGTCACCAAGCGGGCCAAGGTCGAGGCCGAGGGCCACATGGAGTGGATCGACGGCAACATCGGCAGCCGCCTGACCATGAAGTACCCGGCGGTGTGGCTGGTGGGCCCCAAGGCCACCGGCGAGGTGCTCTCGGTGGCCTACGCCGGCGCCGGCCAGCACCAGGACACCGGGGCCAAGATGGTCCACGCCGCCCCCGAGACCAGCTCCAAGATCGTGTCCAAGTCCATCTCGTCCCACGGGGGCCGCACCTCGTACCGGGGCCTGGTCCGGGTGGAGGACGACGCCTACGGCTGCAAGAGCCACGTGCAGTGCGACGCCCTCATCCTCGACCCCGAGTCGGTGTCGGACACCTACCCCTACATGGAGGTGGGGGCCCGCGACGCCCGCATCGGCCACGAGGCCACCGTGTCCCGGGTGGCCGACGAGCAGCTCTTCTACCTGATGAGCCGCGGCCTCACCCAGGAGCAGGCCATGGGCATGGTGGTGAACGGCTTCATCGAGCCCGTCACCCGCACCCTGCCCATGGAGTACGCCGTCGAGTGGTCCCGCCTCATCGAGCTCCAGATGGAAGGCAGCGTCGGCTGA
- a CDS encoding SufS family cysteine desulfurase encodes MSGVGAAGDPEVACELPPGVEATEVSVAAAEPSVEPLAARAGDVLDVAAIRRDFPILDKEIGGRRLVFLDSAASAQKPRAVIEAMAAFAETDYANIHRGVYALAERATGRYEAARAAVARFIGAPSADEVVFTKNATEALNLVAGSWGRANLGPGDAVVLTQLEHHSNIVPWFQLQAEKGFEIRWIPVGPDGLLDLADLDRLLDGAKLVGLTAMSNVLGTLTPVREIADAAHTAGALVCVDACQYVPHLPADVVAMGADFVAFSGHKMVGPTGIGVLWARAELLEAMPPFLGGGGMILTVDLEGFTPDAPPARFEAGTPPIIEAIGLHAAVDYLDGLGMEAVRAHEVSLTAYALRALTERVGDRLTIHGPSEPAQRGGVLSLAIDEVHPHDLAQVMDEHAVCVRPGHHCAKPLMKVLGVGATARASFYVYNDTDDVDALAEALAAAADFFAP; translated from the coding sequence TTGAGCGGCGTCGGCGCCGCCGGTGACCCGGAAGTGGCCTGCGAGCTCCCGCCTGGCGTCGAGGCCACCGAGGTGTCGGTGGCGGCGGCCGAGCCGTCGGTCGAGCCGCTGGCGGCCAGGGCGGGCGATGTGCTCGACGTGGCCGCCATCCGCCGCGACTTCCCCATCCTCGACAAGGAGATCGGCGGCCGGCGCCTGGTGTTCCTGGACTCGGCGGCCTCGGCCCAGAAGCCCCGGGCCGTCATCGAGGCCATGGCCGCCTTCGCCGAGACCGACTACGCCAACATCCACCGCGGTGTCTACGCCCTGGCCGAGCGGGCCACCGGCCGCTACGAGGCGGCCCGGGCCGCGGTGGCCCGGTTCATCGGGGCGCCGAGCGCGGACGAGGTCGTCTTCACCAAGAACGCCACCGAGGCCCTCAACCTGGTGGCCGGGTCCTGGGGCCGGGCCAACCTGGGCCCCGGCGACGCGGTGGTGCTGACCCAGCTGGAGCACCACTCCAACATCGTCCCCTGGTTCCAGCTCCAGGCCGAGAAGGGCTTCGAGATCCGGTGGATCCCGGTGGGGCCCGACGGCCTCCTCGACCTGGCCGACCTGGACCGCCTGCTGGACGGGGCCAAGCTGGTCGGCCTCACCGCCATGTCCAACGTGCTGGGCACCCTCACCCCGGTGCGGGAGATCGCCGACGCCGCCCACACCGCTGGGGCCCTGGTGTGCGTGGACGCCTGCCAGTACGTGCCCCACCTGCCGGCCGACGTGGTGGCCATGGGCGCCGACTTCGTGGCCTTCAGCGGCCACAAGATGGTGGGCCCCACCGGCATCGGGGTCCTGTGGGCCCGGGCCGAGCTGCTGGAGGCCATGCCCCCCTTCCTGGGCGGGGGCGGGATGATCCTCACCGTCGACCTGGAGGGCTTCACCCCCGACGCGCCCCCGGCCCGCTTCGAGGCCGGCACCCCGCCCATCATCGAAGCCATCGGGCTCCACGCCGCCGTCGACTACCTCGACGGCCTGGGCATGGAGGCGGTGCGGGCCCACGAGGTGAGCCTGACCGCGTACGCCCTGCGGGCCCTGACCGAGCGGGTCGGCGACCGCCTCACCATCCACGGGCCCTCCGAGCCGGCCCAGCGGGGGGGCGTGCTGTCCCTGGCCATCGACGAGGTCCACCCCCACGACCTGGCCCAGGTGATGGACGAGCACGCGGTGTGCGTCCGCCCCGGGCACCACTGCGCCAAGCCCCTGATGAAGGTGCTGGGCGTGGGGGCCACCGCTCGGGCATCGTTCTACGTTTACAACGACACCGACGACGTCGACGCCCTGGCCGAGGCCCTGGCCGCCGCGGCCGACTTCTTCGCCCCCTGA